The sequence TGCGTCGTCCGTCCGGCGGGTCCGGAGCCGCTCGTCAGCTCTGGTGCCCCTCGTAGTGGGCGACCGCGTCCGAGGTGCGTCCCGCGCCGTACACCTTGAGGAACTCTGCCAGCTCCGGGTGGGTCGGGGCGAGGGCGTCCGCGGCATCGATGATGTCGCCGGCGGCCGCGACCGACCGCAGCAGGGACTGGATCTCGCGCACCACACGGCGGACGGTGGGAGCGCCGCCGGTGGAGGTGGTCTGGCCGGTGGCGGTGAGGACCGAGCCGCCCTGCGACTTCTTGATCTCCTCCATGCGCTCGGTGGCCTCCCCCGCGCTGACGCTGCCGTCG is a genomic window of Streptomyces sp. YPW6 containing:
- a CDS encoding DNA-binding protein; this encodes MDAAQQEATARARELQRSWYGEPLGALFRRLIDDLGLNQARLAAVLGLSAPMLSQLMSGQRAKIGNPAVVQRVQALQELSGQVADGSVSAGEATERMEEIKKSQGGSVLTATGQTTSTGGAPTVRRVVREIQSLLRSVAAAGDIIDAADALAPTHPELAEFLKVYGAGRTSDAVAHYEGHQS